A window of Haliscomenobacter hydrossis DSM 1100 contains these coding sequences:
- a CDS encoding COR domain-containing protein has translation MNEGVLQLIHKTKITRSASLNLYGYDLVKLPEELLELDWLEKLNLEYNRNLSDIGLLSSFVNLKKLYLSNTKVSDLSPLSTLVQLNTLYISNTKVINLNPLSPLVKLYRLEFSNNHISDLSTLIFLVNLHRLEFFNTQVSDLSPLASLLNLNTLYMSDTKVYDLSPLASLINLNVLEINNTQISDLSALDSMFHLNTLNISNTKVSDLSPLKKIIQKGIPIHLKDHGKVISIENCPLKNPPLEIVKQGNEAILRYWDQIEEQKGTVELYEAKLIIVGEGGTGKTTLFEKLQNPNHEVINTPETYGINIYEGLPFTHPIINNNIFYANLWDFGGQMLQYMTHQFFLTPRALYVLMMDARRESPNLPYWFKIISLLGRDNVDSNEKVKLLLVFNKRGNTTGMPQYQDQLKYYEDSLDVEFMEVDFAINDHRFEHLQKTIQKALVTLPIVKSQLPRLWTTIREDLRAEAQTKNYIHADRLSEICSKYGINDEADQWLLSGYLHQLGTLLHFQSDKGLRSQVILNPQWAVDGVYSFLTEESIVSNGGRFSDEDFIDLLAPKGYSRSSADLVLQLMTKNNFDICYQASPGTYIAAQLLPDNAPSYDWYPKEVLKFWFQYPIMPKGLMSRLIVRLSEYIEEKLDADGNMVEQVVWKKGVVLHLNLQEGECRVRLVEDDAESKEGLRKIHIEVMGIPSARKYALRKVRDEVEDLHKRWFRSIKADEIVPCCCSECAVSEHPQTYKLENLLKRQAKRKDTSCDFSGEDVMILALLEGVYDRTEIREMTQQQDHR, from the coding sequence ATGAACGAAGGAGTACTTCAATTAATCCACAAGACAAAGATCACTCGAAGTGCAAGTCTTAATCTTTACGGATATGATTTGGTTAAATTACCAGAAGAATTGCTTGAGTTAGATTGGTTAGAAAAGCTGAATTTGGAATACAATAGAAATCTAAGTGATATAGGTCTTTTATCTTCATTTGTAAACTTAAAAAAACTCTACTTATCCAATACTAAAGTAAGTGATTTAAGTCCACTGTCAACTTTAGTTCAGCTTAATACACTGTACATATCGAACACTAAAGTTATTAATTTAAACCCTTTGTCGCCTCTAGTCAAATTATATAGGCTTGAATTTTCCAACAATCACATAAGCGATTTAAGTACTTTAATTTTTTTGGTAAACCTGCATAGGCTTGAATTTTTCAATACTCAAGTAAGTGATTTAAGTCCTTTAGCATCCTTGCTAAACCTGAATACACTTTATATGTCTGATACCAAAGTGTACGATCTAAGTCCATTGGCATCTTTAATTAATTTAAATGTCCTTGAAATTAATAATACTCAAATAAGTGATCTAAGCGCTTTAGATTCTATGTTTCATCTAAATACACTCAATATTTCCAACACCAAAGTGAGCGATTTAAGTCCACTGAAAAAAATTATTCAAAAAGGCATTCCTATACATTTGAAGGATCACGGTAAAGTTATTTCAATAGAAAACTGCCCTCTTAAGAACCCCCCATTAGAAATCGTCAAACAAGGCAACGAAGCCATTCTCCGCTACTGGGACCAAATAGAAGAACAAAAAGGCACTGTTGAACTCTACGAAGCAAAACTAATCATCGTCGGAGAAGGTGGCACTGGAAAAACCACTCTCTTTGAAAAGCTACAAAACCCCAACCATGAAGTTATCAATACCCCAGAAACCTATGGTATCAACATCTACGAGGGGCTCCCCTTTACCCACCCTATAATCAATAACAATATTTTTTATGCTAATTTATGGGATTTTGGTGGACAAATGTTACAGTATATGACCCATCAATTTTTTCTTACCCCAAGAGCGCTTTATGTACTGATGATGGATGCCCGCAGGGAATCTCCCAATTTGCCTTATTGGTTCAAAATCATTAGCCTATTGGGGAGAGACAATGTAGACTCTAATGAAAAAGTAAAATTGCTCTTGGTCTTCAATAAACGTGGAAATACCACCGGGATGCCCCAATATCAGGATCAATTGAAATATTATGAAGACAGTTTGGATGTGGAGTTTATGGAGGTAGATTTTGCTATAAACGACCATCGGTTTGAACATTTGCAAAAGACTATTCAAAAAGCCCTGGTTACTTTACCCATTGTGAAATCTCAGCTGCCGCGATTGTGGACAACTATCCGGGAAGATTTGCGAGCTGAAGCGCAAACAAAAAACTATATTCATGCCGATCGGTTATCGGAGATTTGTTCCAAATATGGCATCAATGACGAGGCCGATCAATGGCTGTTGAGTGGTTACCTCCATCAATTGGGAACGCTGTTGCATTTTCAAAGTGACAAAGGCCTGCGCAGCCAAGTCATACTCAATCCACAATGGGCAGTGGATGGTGTCTATTCCTTTTTGACAGAAGAAAGCATTGTCAGCAATGGTGGGCGATTTTCAGATGAGGATTTCATCGATTTGTTGGCCCCCAAAGGCTACTCACGTTCTTCCGCAGACTTAGTTTTGCAATTGATGACCAAAAATAATTTTGACATTTGTTATCAGGCATCACCAGGAACCTACATTGCTGCTCAGCTCTTGCCAGATAATGCACCGAGTTATGATTGGTACCCCAAAGAGGTGCTGAAATTTTGGTTTCAGTACCCAATTATGCCCAAGGGCTTGATGTCCCGGCTCATAGTTCGGTTGAGTGAATACATCGAGGAAAAATTGGATGCCGATGGAAACATGGTGGAACAAGTGGTTTGGAAGAAAGGCGTGGTACTTCATCTTAACCTGCAAGAAGGCGAATGCCGCGTGCGTTTGGTTGAAGATGATGCGGAATCAAAAGAAGGGCTACGCAAAATCCACATCGAGGTAATGGGTATTCCCTCTGCTCGAAAATATGCGTTGCGTAAAGTACGCGATGAGGTAGAAGATTTGCATAAAAGGTGGTTTCGGAGCATTAAGGCAGATGAAATAGTACCTTGTTGTTGTTCGGAATGTGCGGTTAGTGAGCATCCGCAGACGTATAAATTGGAGAACTTGTTGAAAAGGCAGGCCAAACGGAAAGATACGAGCTGTGATTTTTCTGGGGAGGATGTGATGATATTGGCACTTTTGGAAGGGGTATATGATCGGACGGAGATTCGGGAAATGACTCAACAACAAGACCATAGATAA
- a CDS encoding beta-N-acetylhexosaminidase, with protein MKHTILGLLLCGSILLNAQSPAAFPIIPLPQKITPAAGQFVLSAETCIRFDLNNEQVALAANYFNQWLNSYAGFALPSSNKQEKNVIVLELNQSVKHPEGYHLQISPGQILIQAWQPVGLFYGIQSLMQLFPIEASAAINLAGVDIQDQPAFGYRGVMLDVGRYYFSPADVKTFIDMLARYKINRFHWHLTEDQGWRIEIKKYPKLQEVAAWRNETIVGHLNQGAERKFDGQKNGGFYTQEEVKDIVEYARKRFITVIPEIEMPGHAQAAIAAYPELGCLDKPIGVATFWGVSPNVFCPNEATFTFLENVLSEVMALFPSPYIHIGGDECPKVQWTTNATAQQIIKREKLKDEHELQSYFIRRMEKFLNQHGRQIIGWDEILEGGLAPNATVMSWRGTEGGIEAAKQGHNVIMTPTSYCYIDYYQSLHADEPLAIGGFLPLEKVYSYNPIPSELSPDQAKHILGAQANLWTEYIKDLSKLQYMTYPRAQALAEVTWSGEAKKNFADFTSRLMVHMERWKKEGVNFGNHLFDVKVQASSDGTGVKISASNPANQGTIKYVADGTMPAASSANVGTNLLLNQSGQYVFQSFMDGKPSGRSAKLDVSFHKAAGKKITLSTEPAPQYRGSGNGSVLNGVIGSNQRYNDAEWLGFAGKDVVAVIDLGKPTALKQVKLRFFNNPGQWVYAPKQVQVSWGKQEGSFGKVLSSRVEVGKDKIVSSNLNLKNAKARYLKLEFSNYGEIPAGAPGAGSRAWLFVDEIVVE; from the coding sequence ATGAAACACACCATTCTAGGACTTTTACTTTGTGGTAGCATTTTGCTAAACGCTCAATCGCCCGCTGCTTTTCCCATTATTCCCCTTCCCCAAAAAATCACCCCCGCAGCGGGGCAGTTTGTGCTCAGTGCAGAGACCTGCATTCGTTTTGACCTCAACAACGAACAAGTAGCGCTGGCCGCGAATTATTTCAACCAATGGTTGAACAGCTACGCGGGTTTTGCCCTCCCTTCGAGCAACAAGCAGGAAAAAAACGTGATCGTGCTGGAGTTGAACCAAAGCGTTAAACATCCCGAGGGCTACCACCTGCAAATCAGTCCTGGCCAGATCCTGATTCAAGCCTGGCAGCCCGTTGGACTGTTTTATGGGATTCAATCCTTGATGCAACTTTTCCCGATCGAGGCCAGTGCAGCGATCAACCTCGCTGGTGTAGACATCCAGGATCAACCTGCCTTTGGTTACCGGGGCGTCATGCTAGATGTAGGCCGGTATTACTTTTCGCCCGCCGATGTCAAGACCTTCATCGATATGCTGGCGCGGTACAAAATCAACCGTTTTCACTGGCACTTGACCGAAGATCAGGGTTGGCGGATTGAGATCAAAAAATATCCCAAACTCCAGGAAGTCGCGGCCTGGCGCAACGAAACCATCGTCGGACACCTCAATCAAGGTGCCGAGCGCAAATTCGACGGCCAAAAAAACGGCGGTTTTTATACCCAGGAAGAAGTCAAAGACATCGTGGAGTACGCCCGCAAACGTTTCATCACGGTCATTCCTGAGATTGAAATGCCGGGACATGCCCAGGCTGCCATTGCGGCGTATCCTGAATTGGGTTGCCTTGATAAACCCATTGGTGTGGCCACCTTTTGGGGAGTATCGCCTAATGTATTTTGCCCCAATGAAGCCACGTTTACCTTTTTGGAAAATGTGCTGAGCGAGGTCATGGCGCTTTTTCCAAGCCCCTACATCCACATCGGTGGCGACGAGTGCCCGAAGGTGCAATGGACAACCAACGCGACGGCTCAACAAATCATCAAGCGGGAAAAACTGAAGGATGAACACGAACTGCAAAGTTACTTCATCCGCAGAATGGAAAAATTCCTGAACCAGCATGGTCGTCAGATCATTGGTTGGGACGAAATTCTGGAAGGTGGTCTTGCACCCAATGCCACCGTCATGTCCTGGCGTGGTACCGAAGGCGGCATCGAAGCTGCCAAGCAGGGCCACAACGTCATCATGACTCCAACTTCTTATTGTTACATTGATTATTACCAATCATTACACGCCGATGAGCCCCTGGCCATCGGCGGCTTTTTGCCCCTGGAAAAAGTGTACAGCTACAATCCAATTCCGAGCGAACTCAGCCCGGACCAAGCCAAACACATTTTAGGTGCACAAGCCAATCTTTGGACCGAATACATCAAAGATCTCAGCAAATTGCAATACATGACCTATCCCCGCGCCCAGGCCCTGGCCGAAGTGACCTGGTCTGGCGAAGCCAAAAAGAACTTTGCCGATTTTACCAGCCGCTTAATGGTGCACATGGAGCGCTGGAAAAAGGAGGGGGTCAATTTTGGCAATCACCTTTTTGATGTCAAAGTGCAAGCCAGTTCCGACGGGACGGGGGTGAAAATTTCTGCTTCAAACCCCGCCAATCAAGGCACGATCAAGTACGTTGCCGATGGTACGATGCCTGCTGCCAGCAGTGCAAATGTTGGTACCAACCTGCTGCTGAATCAAAGCGGCCAATACGTTTTTCAATCCTTTATGGACGGAAAACCCAGCGGTCGTTCGGCTAAACTGGACGTGAGTTTCCACAAAGCAGCGGGCAAAAAAATCACCTTGAGTACCGAGCCAGCTCCACAGTACCGGGGATCTGGCAACGGCTCCGTGCTCAATGGGGTCATCGGCAGCAACCAACGCTACAACGACGCCGAATGGCTGGGCTTTGCGGGCAAAGATGTGGTAGCCGTCATCGACCTGGGCAAACCGACTGCACTGAAACAGGTCAAGCTCCGTTTTTTCAACAACCCCGGCCAATGGGTCTACGCGCCCAAACAGGTACAAGTCAGTTGGGGCAAGCAGGAAGGCAGCTTTGGAAAAGTGCTCAGCAGCAGGGTTGAAGTGGGCAAAGACAAAATTGTATCCAGCAACCTCAACTTAAAAAATGCCAAAGCGCGTTATTTGAAGCTCGAATTCAGCAACTACGGCGAAATTCCGGCGGGTGCACCGGGTGCGGGTAGCCGCGCCTGGTTGTTTGTGGATGAAATAGTGGTGGAATAG
- a CDS encoding COR domain-containing protein yields the protein MPLETIIKKKVGVKWKEYDGVKGIYVLNCPLENPPREIVKQGVRATLRYIEEVARLKQENKDVLIKVREAKVLLVGQGKSGKTTLRKKLQNPTAEMPAPGDTTRGIEITRLNEKMPFSGEDLRLNVWDFGGQDIQHYAHQFFLTGSSLYALITNERIQDSVHLPYWLNIVEMLGKKSPVILIQNKDGGHCQPLKDEAAIRARFGNVHNKVYQSDFSQAETEREFAELRQTIVEQASKLPHVEREYLRSFNELREKLEAESQSEKHYLRWETYLALMPELSEDLLRDYANALTFLGVCQYFPDDALLADYVFLRPKWLIDALFELLLHPSLEATRGHFSEKDTRKIWLQPEYQGMHGLLVRMMKEFELCYRVEGEGENYIIPQRLPGENKSYGWDTTGNVPVQYRYKFMPKGVLTRLICRLHTRIEEDKELGQRVWNDAVIFTLPDGKGRVFAREVYSENTIELRATGAKRSEMLNEVIRKMDDINRDAKYENMQLEKMVPCPCGECAKLPDNERHFFKFSVLEKALEKGIPDLHCDVSLDSIKVENIFGQSGVTKPRMKYKGENRFDGRMRYDGDEGESNPRKIFISYSKADQQHKDRLLVHLASLRDKALTWHDQDILPGEDWDESIRDAIAEADVVLYLVSAHSLAAEYIQKVELPLIEEREGCILVPVIVDFCNWQEYDFARRNALPGKGVEVVNKVWTNEDEAWLNVVEGVKRVLGKNQ from the coding sequence ATGCCACTAGAAACCATTATTAAAAAAAAGGTGGGCGTTAAATGGAAAGAATATGATGGAGTGAAGGGAATTTATGTTTTAAATTGCCCCTTAGAAAACCCTCCCAGAGAAATTGTAAAACAGGGCGTTAGAGCTACTTTGCGCTACATTGAAGAAGTTGCCCGGCTGAAACAAGAAAACAAAGACGTATTAATCAAAGTCCGCGAAGCCAAAGTCCTACTCGTCGGCCAAGGCAAATCTGGCAAAACCACCCTCCGCAAAAAACTACAAAACCCCACCGCTGAAATGCCCGCCCCCGGCGACACCACCCGAGGCATCGAAATTACCCGCCTCAACGAAAAAATGCCCTTTTCAGGTGAAGACTTACGCTTAAACGTTTGGGATTTTGGCGGGCAAGACATCCAACACTACGCCCATCAGTTTTTCCTCACGGGCAGTTCCTTGTACGCACTGATCACCAATGAACGCATTCAGGACAGCGTACACCTGCCCTACTGGCTCAACATCGTGGAAATGTTGGGCAAAAAAAGCCCGGTGATTTTGATTCAAAACAAAGACGGTGGCCATTGCCAGCCACTGAAAGATGAAGCCGCCATCCGCGCCCGTTTTGGCAATGTGCACAATAAAGTATACCAATCGGATTTTTCGCAGGCAGAAACGGAGCGGGAATTTGCCGAATTGCGGCAAACCATCGTCGAGCAAGCCTCCAAACTTCCCCACGTGGAGCGGGAATACCTGCGCTCCTTCAATGAGCTACGGGAAAAACTAGAGGCTGAATCGCAAAGTGAAAAACACTACCTGCGTTGGGAGACCTACCTGGCGCTCATGCCCGAGCTTAGTGAAGATTTGCTGCGCGACTACGCCAATGCACTCACTTTTTTGGGCGTTTGCCAATATTTTCCCGACGATGCTCTGCTGGCCGATTACGTTTTTTTACGGCCCAAATGGTTGATTGATGCTTTATTCGAGTTGTTGTTGCACCCCAGTTTGGAAGCCACTCGGGGGCATTTCTCTGAAAAAGACACCCGAAAAATATGGCTACAGCCAGAGTACCAGGGCATGCACGGCCTGCTGGTGCGCATGATGAAGGAATTTGAACTCTGTTACCGGGTGGAAGGTGAAGGTGAAAATTACATCATCCCGCAACGTTTGCCGGGAGAAAACAAAAGTTATGGTTGGGATACGACGGGCAATGTCCCGGTGCAATACCGCTACAAATTTATGCCCAAAGGGGTCCTCACCCGCTTGATCTGCCGCCTGCATACTCGCATCGAAGAAGACAAAGAATTGGGGCAAAGGGTATGGAATGATGCGGTCATTTTTACCCTACCCGATGGCAAAGGCCGGGTTTTTGCCCGCGAGGTGTACAGTGAAAACACCATCGAGCTGCGGGCCACCGGAGCAAAGCGCTCTGAAATGCTGAACGAGGTGATCCGCAAAATGGACGACATTAATCGGGATGCCAAGTATGAAAACATGCAGTTGGAGAAGATGGTGCCATGTCCTTGTGGGGAGTGTGCAAAATTGCCGGACAATGAGCGGCATTTTTTCAAGTTTTCGGTGTTGGAAAAGGCTTTGGAAAAAGGGATTCCCGATTTACATTGTGATGTGAGTTTGGATTCGATCAAAGTTGAAAACATCTTTGGTCAGTCAGGGGTGACGAAACCGAGGATGAAATACAAGGGTGAAAACCGTTTTGATGGCCGGATGAGGTATGATGGCGATGAAGGAGAGTCAAACCCGCGCAAGATTTTTATATCTTATTCAAAAGCAGACCAGCAGCACAAAGACCGCTTGTTGGTCCATCTGGCTAGCCTCCGCGACAAAGCCCTTACCTGGCATGACCAAGATATCCTCCCCGGTGAGGATTGGGATGAGTCCATCCGGGACGCCATCGCCGAAGCGGATGTGGTGCTCTACCTCGTCAGCGCCCATAGCCTGGCTGCGGAGTACATCCAAAAAGTGGAATTACCCTTGATTGAAGAGCGGGAGGGTTGTATCTTGGTGCCAGTGATTGTGGATTTTTGCAATTGGCAGGAGTATGATTTTGCACGGCGGAATGCGCTGCCGGGCAAGGGAGTGGAGGTGGTGAATAAAGTTTGGACGAATGAGGATGAGGCTTGGTTGAATGTTGTGGAGGGGGTGAAACGAGTACTAGGAAAAAATCAATAG